One region of Microbacterium rhizosphaerae genomic DNA includes:
- a CDS encoding xylulokinase, protein MTAADSLAAGRTALGIELGSTRIKACLVDADDPSSVLATGAHEWENRLADGLWTYDLADVWAGLQASYADLVRDAESRHGVRPTTFGAIGVSAMMHGYLAFDGHGELLVPFRTWRNTSTGVASAELTELFGLNIPLRWSIAHLHQAVLDGEPHVPDVRFVTTLAGYVHWRLTGEKVLGVGDASGMFPIDSATRDYDAFLLATYDGLAAGRIPALSTLLPRVLTAGSPGGALTAEGAGLLDPTGSLAAGIPFCPPEGDAGTGMVATNAVAPRTGNVSAGTSIFAMVVLERPLESVHHELDLVTTPCGDAVAMVHCNNGASELGAWAGLFGRFAAALSGRPRAALSEGSAAAAGTAVDTDAVFDVLLREALDGDADAGGLLAYNQLAGEPIVGLDEGRPLVVRTPDSAFTLGNFARAQVYGVFATLALGMRVLDAEGVELDRMFAHGGLFRTAGVAQRFLAAALDAPVAVGDSASEGGAWGIAVLAAYARAASGASLAAYLDDRVFSGAAIDIADPDPSDVAGFAAYLDRYRAGLAVEAAAARTLATGR, encoded by the coding sequence ATGACCGCCGCCGATTCCCTCGCCGCCGGCCGCACCGCACTCGGCATCGAGCTGGGCTCGACGCGCATCAAGGCGTGCCTCGTGGATGCGGACGACCCCTCGAGCGTGCTCGCCACCGGCGCCCACGAGTGGGAGAACCGCCTCGCGGACGGCCTGTGGACCTACGACCTCGCGGACGTATGGGCGGGCCTGCAGGCCTCCTACGCCGACCTGGTCCGGGATGCCGAGTCCCGCCACGGCGTGCGTCCGACGACGTTCGGCGCCATCGGCGTCTCCGCGATGATGCACGGCTACCTCGCGTTCGACGGGCACGGCGAGCTGCTCGTCCCGTTCCGGACGTGGCGCAACACCAGCACGGGCGTCGCATCCGCCGAGCTGACCGAGCTGTTCGGCCTGAACATCCCGCTGCGCTGGTCGATCGCGCACCTGCACCAGGCCGTGCTCGACGGCGAACCGCACGTGCCCGACGTGCGGTTCGTCACGACCCTCGCCGGCTATGTGCACTGGAGGCTCACGGGCGAGAAGGTGCTCGGCGTCGGCGACGCCTCGGGCATGTTCCCGATCGACTCGGCGACGCGCGACTACGACGCGTTCCTCCTCGCGACCTACGACGGCCTCGCCGCCGGGCGGATCCCCGCCCTGTCGACGCTGCTGCCGCGCGTGCTCACCGCCGGGTCGCCCGGCGGGGCGCTGACCGCGGAGGGCGCGGGGCTCCTCGACCCGACCGGTTCGCTGGCCGCCGGCATCCCGTTCTGCCCGCCCGAGGGCGATGCCGGCACCGGGATGGTCGCGACGAACGCCGTCGCGCCCCGCACCGGCAACGTCAGCGCGGGCACCAGCATCTTCGCGATGGTCGTGCTGGAGCGGCCGCTCGAGAGCGTGCACCACGAGCTCGATCTCGTGACGACGCCGTGCGGGGACGCCGTGGCCATGGTCCACTGCAACAACGGCGCGAGCGAGCTGGGCGCCTGGGCCGGGCTGTTCGGCCGCTTCGCCGCGGCGCTTTCAGGGCGCCCCCGAGCCGCGCTCTCGGAGGGCTCTGCGGCTGCCGCCGGTACCGCAGTCGACACCGACGCCGTGTTCGACGTGCTGCTGCGCGAAGCGCTCGACGGCGACGCCGATGCCGGGGGACTCCTCGCCTACAACCAGCTCGCGGGCGAGCCGATCGTGGGGCTCGACGAAGGGCGTCCGCTTGTCGTCCGCACGCCCGACAGCGCCTTCACGCTCGGCAACTTCGCGCGGGCCCAGGTCTACGGCGTGTTCGCCACGCTCGCGCTCGGCATGCGGGTGCTGGATGCCGAGGGCGTCGAGCTCGACCGCATGTTCGCGCACGGCGGGCTCTTCCGCACGGCGGGGGTCGCACAGCGATTCCTCGCCGCGGCGCTCGATGCCCCGGTCGCGGTCGGCGACAGCGCGAGCGAGGGCGGAGCGTGGGGCATCGCCGTGCTCGCGGCCTACGCGCGCGCCGCCTCCGGCGCCTCCCTCGCCGCCTACCTCGACGACCGCGTCTTCTCGGGCGCCGCGATCGACATCGCCGACCCCGATCCCTCGGATGTCGCCGGCTTCGCCGCCTACCTCGACCGTTACCGCGCCGGGCTCGCCGTCGAGGCCGCCGCCGCCCGAACCCTCGCCACCGGCCGCTGA
- a CDS encoding L-ribulose-5-phosphate 4-epimerase, translating to MTTFDPSTEAAIARVRAEVAALHGELVRYGLVVWTGGNVSGRVPGADLFVIKPSGVSYDDLAPENMILCDLDGVVVPGSPGSERSPSSDTAAHAYVYRHMPEVGGVVHTHSTYAVAWAARGEEIPCVITAMADEFGGPIPVGPFAIIGDDSIGRGIVETLTGHRSRAVLMQNHGPFTIGVSAKDAVKAAVMVEDVARTVHIARQAGPLIPIPQQAIDSLYGRYQNVYGQAADARRTSS from the coding sequence GTGACCACGTTCGACCCGAGCACCGAGGCCGCCATCGCGCGGGTCCGCGCGGAAGTGGCCGCGCTGCACGGCGAGCTCGTCCGGTACGGCCTCGTGGTGTGGACCGGCGGCAACGTCTCGGGCCGCGTGCCGGGCGCCGACCTGTTCGTCATCAAGCCGTCGGGCGTCTCGTACGACGATCTCGCGCCGGAGAACATGATCCTGTGCGATCTCGACGGCGTCGTCGTGCCGGGCAGCCCCGGCAGCGAGCGCAGCCCGTCGAGCGACACCGCCGCGCACGCCTACGTCTACCGCCACATGCCCGAGGTCGGTGGCGTCGTGCACACGCACTCCACGTATGCGGTGGCGTGGGCCGCGCGTGGCGAGGAGATCCCCTGCGTCATCACGGCGATGGCCGACGAGTTCGGCGGCCCGATCCCGGTCGGCCCGTTCGCGATCATCGGCGACGACTCGATCGGCCGGGGGATCGTCGAGACCCTCACCGGCCACCGGTCGCGTGCGGTGCTCATGCAGAACCACGGCCCGTTCACGATCGGCGTCTCCGCGAAGGATGCCGTCAAGGCCGCGGTCATGGTCGAGGACGTCGCCCGCACCGTGCACATCGCGCGCCAGGCCGGGCCGCTCATCCCCATCCCGCAGCAGGCGATCGACAGCCTGTACGGCCGCTACCAGAACGTGTACGGCCAGGCGGCCGACGCGCGGCGGACCTCGTCATGA
- a CDS encoding beta-glucosidase translates to MNLDEKLAQLVGYWVDQGDDLVAPMAGEMATSTKYEDATVHGIGHLTRVYGTRPVDPVARAAWLWGEQRRLQEETRLGIPAIVHEECLTGLAAWKAATFPTPLAWGASFDPVLVEEMGRLIGESMRQLGIHQGLAPVLDVIRDPRWGRVDECIAEDPYVVGTIGTAYVRGLQDAGIHATLKHFVGYSASRAGRNHAPVHAGPRELADVLLPPFEMAVRDGGVRSVMNSYAEIDGVPVASSDELLTGVLRERWGFDGVVVSDYFAVAFLHTMHAVAEDLGAAAALALAAGIDIELPTGDAFAAPLADAVRDGRVEESLVDRAVLRVLAEKEELGLLDATFDEPPTEIDLDTPAHRDLAQRLAAESVVLLSNDGILPLELPANARIAMIGPNADSPEALMGCYSFVNHVLAHHPDVPLGLELPSLAGALRAELPDAAIDVVPGCAVEGDDASGIPEAVAAARAADVAIVVVGDRAGLFGRGTVGEGNDVDDLELPGLQRRLADEVVKTGVPTIVVVLSGRPYAIGWALSGASAPAAVLQAFFPGEAGGAGIAEILSGRTAPSGRLPVSLPRSAGAQPYSYLHPILGGPSEITSADSRPALPFGHGLTYTSFEHVHLTAPAESETDADFTVVVEVGNTGSRAGVDVVQLYARDVYASVTRPVAQLVGYARVPLEAGERAVVRFHVPAGRLAFTDRRGVRIVEPGDVELWVGPSCEERDTSATMRLTGPTHDVTASDGRTVAVAVETGVRA, encoded by the coding sequence ATGAATCTCGATGAGAAGCTTGCACAGCTCGTCGGGTACTGGGTCGATCAGGGGGACGATCTCGTCGCCCCCATGGCGGGCGAGATGGCCACCTCCACGAAGTACGAGGATGCGACGGTCCACGGCATCGGACATCTGACCCGTGTCTACGGCACGCGGCCGGTCGATCCCGTGGCGCGGGCCGCGTGGCTGTGGGGCGAGCAGCGCCGCCTGCAGGAGGAGACGCGCCTGGGCATCCCGGCGATCGTCCACGAGGAGTGCCTCACGGGGCTCGCCGCCTGGAAGGCGGCGACGTTTCCCACACCACTCGCGTGGGGGGCGTCGTTCGACCCGGTCCTCGTCGAGGAGATGGGGCGGCTCATCGGGGAGTCGATGCGGCAGCTCGGCATCCATCAGGGTCTCGCGCCGGTGCTCGACGTCATCCGCGACCCCCGCTGGGGGCGGGTCGACGAGTGCATCGCGGAAGACCCGTACGTGGTCGGCACCATCGGCACCGCGTACGTGCGAGGACTGCAGGATGCCGGCATCCATGCCACCCTGAAGCACTTCGTGGGGTACTCGGCTTCGCGAGCGGGCCGCAACCACGCACCCGTGCACGCGGGGCCGCGCGAGCTCGCCGATGTGCTGCTGCCGCCCTTCGAGATGGCGGTCCGCGACGGCGGCGTCCGCTCTGTCATGAACTCGTACGCCGAGATCGACGGCGTGCCGGTCGCCTCCTCGGACGAGCTTCTCACCGGAGTGCTGCGCGAGCGCTGGGGGTTCGACGGCGTCGTCGTCTCGGACTACTTCGCCGTCGCCTTCCTGCACACGATGCACGCCGTCGCCGAAGACCTCGGTGCCGCCGCCGCGCTCGCGCTCGCGGCCGGCATCGACATCGAGCTGCCCACGGGGGACGCGTTCGCCGCGCCGCTCGCAGACGCGGTGCGGGACGGGCGCGTCGAGGAGTCCCTGGTGGACCGTGCGGTGCTGCGGGTGCTGGCCGAGAAGGAGGAGCTCGGACTGCTCGACGCGACCTTCGACGAGCCTCCGACCGAGATCGACCTCGACACCCCGGCGCATCGCGACCTCGCGCAGCGCCTGGCAGCCGAGTCGGTCGTCCTGCTCTCGAACGACGGGATCCTGCCGCTGGAGCTGCCCGCGAACGCCCGCATCGCGATGATCGGCCCGAACGCCGACTCGCCCGAGGCGCTCATGGGGTGCTACTCGTTCGTCAACCACGTCCTCGCGCACCATCCCGATGTTCCCCTCGGTCTCGAGCTGCCGAGCCTCGCCGGCGCCCTCCGGGCGGAACTGCCGGATGCCGCGATCGACGTCGTCCCCGGGTGCGCCGTCGAGGGCGACGACGCCAGCGGCATCCCGGAGGCGGTCGCGGCGGCGCGAGCGGCGGATGTCGCGATCGTCGTCGTGGGAGATCGCGCCGGCCTGTTCGGCCGCGGCACGGTGGGTGAGGGCAACGACGTCGACGACCTGGAGCTGCCGGGGCTGCAGCGACGCCTTGCCGACGAGGTCGTGAAGACCGGGGTGCCGACCATCGTGGTCGTGCTCTCCGGGCGTCCGTACGCCATCGGGTGGGCGCTGTCCGGAGCGTCGGCTCCGGCCGCGGTCCTCCAGGCCTTCTTCCCGGGCGAAGCCGGGGGGGCCGGCATCGCCGAGATCCTGTCCGGCCGCACCGCCCCGTCCGGTCGGCTTCCGGTCTCGCTCCCGCGCTCGGCCGGAGCGCAGCCCTACAGCTACCTGCATCCGATCCTGGGCGGCCCGTCCGAGATCACGAGCGCCGACAGCCGCCCCGCGCTTCCGTTCGGCCATGGACTGACGTACACGAGCTTCGAGCACGTGCACCTGACCGCGCCGGCGGAGTCGGAGACGGATGCGGACTTCACGGTGGTCGTCGAGGTCGGGAACACGGGCAGCCGAGCCGGTGTGGATGTCGTGCAGCTCTATGCGCGCGACGTCTACGCGAGTGTGACCCGACCCGTGGCGCAGCTGGTCGGCTACGCGCGGGTGCCGCTCGAGGCGGGGGAGCGGGCCGTGGTCCGGTTCCACGTCCCTGCGGGGCGACTCGCGTTCACCGACCGCCGCGGGGTTCGCATCGTCGAGCCGGGCGATGTCGAGCTGTGGGTCGGTCCCTCGTGCGAGGAGCGGGACACTTCGGCGACGATGCGGCTGACCGGCCCGACACACGATGTGACCGCGTCCGACGGACGCACGGTCGCGGTCGCGGTCGAGACCGGGGTGCGGGCCTGA
- a CDS encoding carbohydrate ABC transporter permease yields the protein MTAALDTIELPQPRRSRFRAATPAVYFVALIVIALMLGPVLYIIIGGFRSNSQITVDPAGWPKPWVFSNYIDVLTGGSFWPLVLNSTIVAVATTAGVVVLGLMASYVLARYRFRGRGALYAVFAAGLMFPITVAITPLYIVVRDIGLINSLPGVFLPQIAFALPTTIIILVPFLRAIPDEIQEAAFIDGCGRLGFFWRMVIPLAVPGVITVGILAFIGSWNSYLLPLYLLNDNATFTLPLGVQAFSSQYSVDTAKVLAFTSLSMIPALVFFSLFERRIVGGLTGAVKG from the coding sequence ATGACCGCGGCTCTTGACACGATCGAGCTGCCGCAGCCTCGGCGCTCTCGATTCCGCGCGGCGACACCAGCCGTGTACTTCGTCGCGCTCATCGTGATCGCGCTGATGCTGGGGCCGGTTCTGTACATCATCATCGGCGGCTTCCGCTCGAACTCGCAGATCACCGTCGATCCGGCGGGATGGCCGAAGCCGTGGGTGTTCAGCAACTACATCGACGTGCTCACCGGGGGCTCCTTCTGGCCGCTCGTGCTCAATTCGACCATCGTGGCGGTCGCCACCACGGCGGGAGTGGTCGTGCTCGGCCTCATGGCGAGCTACGTGCTCGCCAGGTACCGGTTCCGCGGACGCGGGGCGCTGTACGCGGTGTTCGCCGCGGGACTGATGTTCCCGATCACCGTCGCCATCACGCCGCTGTACATCGTGGTGCGCGACATCGGGCTCATCAACTCGCTGCCGGGCGTGTTCCTGCCCCAGATCGCGTTCGCGCTGCCGACGACGATCATCATCCTGGTGCCGTTCCTGCGCGCGATCCCCGACGAGATCCAGGAGGCCGCGTTCATCGACGGATGCGGACGTCTCGGGTTCTTCTGGCGGATGGTGATCCCGCTCGCGGTGCCCGGAGTGATCACCGTCGGCATCCTCGCCTTCATCGGAAGCTGGAACAGCTACCTGCTGCCGCTGTATCTCCTGAACGACAACGCGACGTTCACTCTTCCGCTCGGCGTGCAGGCGTTCTCGTCGCAGTACTCTGTCGACACGGCGAAAGTGCTCGCCTTCACGTCGCTGTCGATGATTCCCGCACTCGTGTTCTTCAGTCTGTTCGAGCGCCGCATCGTCGGCGGCCTCACGGGAGCGGTCAAGGGATGA
- a CDS encoding carbohydrate ABC transporter permease encodes MTIRETPKTDDRPSTDLAQRTGGGDMSPPPASPRPGRRGLGWSGRLEVALLVGPALLFFIGFVIFPVVMAGYYGFFNWHGYGPATDFIGLKNYVTILTDPQFQEALAHNGFIVLMSLVIQGPVALLLALLLNRKMRGQSLIRVLIFVPYVIAEVVVGTGFSLMLATDGALNGLLDDLGLSGLAREWLSDPSIAIWTLIAILTWKYVGFAVILFLAGLQGIPDELYEAAAIDGATYWQIQRRITVPLLGPTLRIWAFLSIIGALQLFDLVYIIWGQYIAPVAGTSTMATYMVANGRNAGNFGYGNAVAVVIFLISLVVALVYQRFVLRRDTAGALTERTAR; translated from the coding sequence ATGACCATACGCGAGACACCGAAGACGGACGATCGCCCGAGCACGGATCTCGCGCAGCGGACCGGGGGCGGCGACATGTCGCCGCCCCCGGCGTCGCCGCGCCCCGGCCGTCGAGGGCTCGGCTGGTCCGGTCGTCTGGAGGTGGCACTGCTGGTGGGGCCGGCGCTGCTCTTCTTCATCGGCTTCGTCATCTTCCCCGTCGTCATGGCGGGCTACTACGGCTTCTTCAACTGGCACGGCTACGGCCCGGCGACCGACTTCATCGGCCTCAAGAACTACGTCACGATCCTGACGGATCCGCAGTTCCAGGAGGCGCTGGCGCACAACGGCTTCATCGTGCTGATGTCCCTCGTGATCCAGGGGCCGGTCGCCCTGCTGCTGGCGCTCCTGCTCAACCGGAAGATGCGCGGGCAGTCGCTCATCCGCGTCCTGATCTTCGTGCCGTACGTGATCGCCGAGGTCGTCGTGGGCACCGGCTTCAGCCTGATGCTCGCGACCGACGGCGCGTTGAACGGTCTGCTCGACGACCTGGGGCTCTCCGGTCTCGCGAGGGAGTGGCTGTCCGACCCCAGCATCGCGATCTGGACGCTGATCGCGATCCTCACCTGGAAGTACGTCGGGTTCGCCGTCATCCTGTTCCTCGCCGGACTCCAGGGCATCCCCGACGAGCTGTACGAGGCGGCCGCGATCGACGGCGCCACCTACTGGCAGATCCAGCGGCGCATCACGGTGCCGCTGCTGGGCCCGACGCTGCGGATCTGGGCGTTCCTGTCGATCATCGGGGCGCTGCAGCTCTTCGACCTCGTGTACATCATCTGGGGTCAGTACATCGCCCCCGTGGCAGGCACGTCGACCATGGCGACCTACATGGTCGCCAACGGCCGCAACGCGGGCAACTTCGGCTACGGCAACGCCGTGGCGGTCGTGATCTTCCTCATCTCCCTCGTCGTCGCCCTCGTGTACCAGCGCTTCGTCCTGCGTCGCGACACGGCCGGCGCGCTCACCGAAAGGACTGCCCGATGA
- a CDS encoding ABC transporter substrate-binding protein: MKVNRILAGSAALVVGALALAGCSTAGSGQGGDGKVSMTLWQNSTTGPGQQFWKDAISAFEKANPNVTIKMQSIQNEDLDGKLQTALNAGDPPDIFLQRGGGKMAAMVQAGQLMDLTGKVTGEAKSGISAGSFKAETYQDKVWAMPLSVLPGGIFYSKDLYDKAGVTQTPTTIDEFEAANAKLKASGVAPLALGAKDAWPAAHWFYWFALRECSPSVMEKTGDSKNFDDPCWLKAAKDVNDFAATKPFNDGFLTTSAQQGAGSSAGLVANHKAAGELMGAWDPGVIASLTPDQKPLPDLAWYPFPEISGGKGEPGSIMGGVDGYSCSAKAPKQCVDFLNFIGSNAQQVAYYKAYNSPPVNTVAQKEVTEPYLKQILEAYNKAPYVSQWLDTVLGQNVGNALNVAVVDMLAGKSTPAQLIQSANQAGAKG; the protein is encoded by the coding sequence ATGAAAGTCAACAGGATCCTCGCGGGTTCTGCCGCGCTCGTCGTCGGTGCGCTGGCGCTCGCCGGCTGCAGCACGGCCGGCTCGGGTCAGGGCGGCGACGGCAAGGTCTCGATGACGCTCTGGCAGAACTCCACGACCGGTCCGGGTCAGCAGTTCTGGAAGGACGCCATCTCGGCGTTCGAGAAGGCCAACCCGAACGTCACGATCAAGATGCAGTCGATCCAGAACGAGGACCTGGACGGCAAGCTCCAGACCGCGCTCAACGCGGGCGACCCGCCGGACATCTTCCTGCAGCGCGGCGGCGGCAAGATGGCCGCCATGGTGCAGGCCGGCCAGCTCATGGACCTCACCGGCAAGGTCACCGGCGAGGCCAAGAGCGGCATCTCCGCCGGGTCCTTCAAGGCCGAGACCTACCAGGACAAGGTGTGGGCGATGCCCCTGTCGGTCCTGCCGGGCGGCATCTTCTACAGCAAGGACCTCTACGACAAGGCGGGCGTCACCCAGACGCCGACCACCATCGACGAGTTCGAGGCGGCCAACGCCAAGCTCAAGGCCTCGGGTGTCGCGCCCCTCGCTCTGGGCGCGAAGGACGCATGGCCGGCCGCGCACTGGTTCTACTGGTTCGCGCTCCGCGAGTGCTCGCCGTCGGTCATGGAGAAGACCGGCGACTCGAAGAACTTCGACGATCCGTGCTGGCTGAAGGCCGCGAAGGACGTCAACGACTTCGCCGCGACCAAGCCGTTCAACGACGGCTTCCTCACCACCTCGGCTCAGCAGGGCGCGGGCAGCTCCGCAGGCCTCGTCGCCAACCACAAGGCCGCGGGCGAGCTCATGGGCGCGTGGGATCCCGGCGTGATCGCGTCGCTCACGCCTGACCAGAAGCCGCTGCCCGACCTGGCGTGGTACCCCTTCCCGGAGATCTCCGGCGGCAAGGGCGAGCCCGGCTCGATCATGGGCGGCGTGGACGGGTACTCGTGCTCGGCCAAGGCCCCGAAGCAGTGCGTCGACTTCCTGAACTTCATCGGGTCGAACGCGCAGCAGGTCGCCTACTACAAGGCCTACAACTCGCCGCCCGTGAACACGGTCGCGCAGAAGGAGGTCACCGAGCCCTACCTCAAGCAGATCCTCGAGGCCTACAACAAGGCTCCGTACGTCTCGCAGTGGCTCGATACCGTCCTCGGGCAGAACGTGGGCAACGCGCTCAACGTGGCCGTCGTCGACATGCTCGCCGGCAAGAGCACGCCGGCACAGCTCATCCAGTCCGCCAACCAGGCCGGCGCGAAGGGCTAG
- a CDS encoding LacI family DNA-binding transcriptional regulator, producing the protein MKHRATINDVAAAAGVSVSTVSKAVNGRYGVSSQTVDRVLAVVVELGYESSLIASSMRSRTTGVIGVLVADFEPFSAEILKGVGQALRHSRHDLLAYSGSHGSADGWERRSLSRLSGTLIDGAIMVTPTVVDAGTEVPVVAIDPHTGPADLPTVESDSFGGALQATRHLIELGHTRIGFIAGRPDLRSSIARDAGYRRALTEAGLAVDPTLVGSGSYRADAVREAALEMLARADRPSAIFAANDITAIEIMRVGAELGLDVPGDLSIIGFDDIPEGSKSTPALSTVRQPMQMLGAEAARLLLALMQGETPDPIHLTLPTRLVPRATTAPPRTSAAGIR; encoded by the coding sequence ATGAAGCATCGCGCGACGATCAACGACGTGGCCGCCGCAGCCGGCGTGTCGGTGTCCACCGTGTCCAAGGCGGTGAACGGCCGATACGGCGTGTCCAGCCAGACGGTCGACCGGGTGCTCGCTGTCGTCGTCGAGCTCGGCTACGAGTCGAGCCTCATCGCCAGCAGCATGCGCTCGCGCACCACCGGGGTGATCGGGGTGCTCGTCGCGGACTTCGAACCGTTCAGTGCCGAGATCCTCAAGGGAGTCGGCCAGGCGCTGCGCCACTCGCGCCATGATCTGCTCGCCTACTCCGGCTCGCACGGCTCCGCGGACGGATGGGAGCGCCGCTCGCTCTCCCGGCTGAGCGGCACGCTCATCGACGGCGCCATCATGGTGACGCCGACGGTGGTGGATGCCGGCACCGAGGTGCCGGTCGTCGCAATCGATCCGCACACAGGTCCCGCCGATCTGCCGACGGTCGAGTCCGACAGCTTCGGGGGCGCGCTCCAGGCGACGCGTCATCTCATCGAGCTCGGCCACACCCGCATCGGGTTCATCGCGGGCCGCCCGGACCTGCGCTCGTCCATCGCACGGGATGCGGGCTACCGCCGCGCCCTCACGGAGGCCGGCCTGGCCGTCGACCCGACGCTCGTGGGCTCGGGCAGCTATCGCGCGGATGCCGTGCGCGAAGCCGCACTCGAGATGCTCGCCCGCGCCGACCGCCCGTCGGCGATCTTCGCGGCCAACGACATCACCGCCATCGAGATCATGAGGGTCGGCGCCGAGCTCGGGCTCGACGTTCCCGGGGACCTGTCGATCATCGGCTTCGACGACATCCCGGAGGGATCGAAGTCGACCCCCGCCCTTTCCACCGTCCGCCAGCCCATGCAGATGCTGGGCGCCGAGGCGGCGCGCCTGCTGCTCGCGCTCATGCAGGGCGAGACCCCCGACCCGATCCACCTCACGCTGCCGACGCGGCTGGTGCCGCGGGCGACCACCGCACCGCCGCGCACGAGCGCGGCCGGGATCCGCTGA